A window of the Arcobacter sp. F155 genome harbors these coding sequences:
- a CDS encoding cupin domain-containing protein encodes MYLKDSNSFEQNHIPKTDKASIAVLTPNEDKDFIVRKIVLKSGGSMPNHTNIIQHQQFVLSGEAKVVVGTEEYKAKQGDFIYIPAGVEHYYEACYGSDYEFLCMITTKEDEITFI; translated from the coding sequence ATGTATTTAAAAGATTCAAATAGTTTTGAACAAAACCATATTCCTAAAACGGACAAAGCTAGTATCGCAGTTTTAACACCAAATGAAGATAAAGATTTTATTGTTAGAAAAATAGTTTTAAAAAGTGGTGGATCAATGCCAAATCATACAAATATAATACAACATCAACAGTTTGTTTTAAGTGGTGAGGCAAAAGTAGTTGTAGGAACTGAAGAGTATAAAGCAAAGCAGGGTGACTTTATTTATATTCCAGCAGGAGTTGAACATTACTATGAAGCCTGTTATGGAAGTGATTATGAATTTTTATGTATGATTACTACTAAAGAAGATGAAATAACTTTTATATAA
- a CDS encoding transporter substrate-binding domain-containing protein — translation MIKLLSILLFLSSVLFSKSIFNDEELKYIENKKYITVSNEFDYEPYDFNRNGKPSGYSIDLLELILKDSGLKIKYSTKPWTQLLEDLYSGKLDIIHTIYKTKEREKTMSFSTGYSKVIQSYIIRKNEKDIDNIDKLFAKKVGVSKGWGEVEFFKRFPQIKMVFYENIEEKLNALSIGEIDAIVNSNNVANYYIKKYGYTNLKISNSVKNMYGARLNNHHYAALKENSILISIINKAYDNTSIDDIEELNKKWFGKANSSNVIFNEKEQEYLDRKKSINLCIDPDWLPYESFDKRGNHIGLSADYFKLFSQESGLKFNTVKTDSWSQSLEYMKNKKCDMVSFITHTKEREQFFNFTSAYLKIPIVIATKLDISFIDNFNNLGDRKIAIVKGYGVAKSLLEKYPNLNIEYVDNISKGLDLVAKGEVFGYVDSFATISHTLQSEQKTQLKIAGEADIYWNLSSGVRKDEPILVDIMEKLINSVSVEQKQKILNNWIVIKYEKTIDYSLIWKILLFFTLVLLLFIYKQYLMKKSINEFSQLIDSTMEAILIFKEDKLVDSNESAVKIFAYLNKKDMKGMTFDDFISGESKELAYKERENAEDNIELLAQRKDGSKFHALFRDSSLKDKNIRVISVIDITHIKQLESQTKQAQMGEMIENIAHQWRQPLSTISTISSGISLNIDLGNKPEYNTISEDMNRIVSTTKYLSNTIETFRNFLKEKKELKEVVLQDRLNLVISIVSDSLKSRHIQLKNNIDEEKFTFTTIVGELDQVLINIINNAKDAIKENDIKEPWVELNLEKKEKYFLLTIEDNAKGIPEKIIDKIFDPYFTTKHKSQGTGLGLHMSYKIVTESLRGKLYVENTKNGAKFFIEIPYTFE, via the coding sequence ATGATTAAGTTACTTTCTATTTTACTTTTTCTTTCTAGTGTTTTATTTTCTAAAAGTATCTTCAATGATGAAGAACTAAAATATATAGAAAATAAGAAATATATAACTGTTTCCAATGAGTTTGATTATGAACCTTATGATTTTAATCGAAATGGCAAACCATCAGGATACTCAATTGACCTATTGGAACTTATTTTAAAAGATAGTGGCCTTAAGATTAAATATTCAACAAAGCCTTGGACTCAATTACTAGAAGACTTATACAGTGGGAAACTAGATATTATTCATACTATTTATAAAACTAAAGAAAGAGAAAAAACAATGTCTTTTTCTACTGGTTATTCTAAAGTTATTCAAAGTTACATAATTAGAAAAAATGAAAAAGATATCGATAATATAGATAAGCTTTTTGCTAAAAAAGTAGGTGTTTCAAAAGGTTGGGGTGAAGTAGAGTTTTTTAAAAGATTTCCTCAAATTAAAATGGTATTTTATGAAAATATTGAAGAGAAACTAAATGCCTTAAGTATTGGTGAAATTGATGCCATAGTAAATAGTAATAATGTAGCTAACTACTATATCAAAAAGTATGGATATACTAATTTAAAAATTTCAAACTCTGTTAAAAATATGTATGGAGCAAGACTTAATAATCATCATTATGCTGCACTTAAAGAAAATTCTATTTTAATTTCAATAATAAATAAAGCCTATGATAATACTTCAATTGATGATATTGAAGAATTAAATAAAAAGTGGTTTGGAAAAGCTAATAGTTCAAATGTTATTTTTAATGAAAAAGAACAAGAGTACTTAGATAGGAAAAAAAGTATAAATCTATGTATTGATCCAGATTGGTTACCTTATGAGAGTTTTGATAAAAGAGGTAATCATATTGGTCTTAGTGCCGATTATTTTAAACTTTTTTCACAAGAGTCTGGATTGAAATTCAATACAGTAAAAACAGACTCATGGAGTCAATCCTTAGAATATATGAAAAATAAGAAATGTGATATGGTATCTTTTATAACTCATACAAAAGAGAGGGAACAATTTTTTAACTTTACATCTGCATATTTAAAAATACCAATTGTAATTGCCACAAAATTAGATATTTCATTTATTGATAACTTTAACAATTTAGGAGATAGAAAAATAGCAATTGTAAAAGGTTATGGTGTAGCAAAGAGTTTATTAGAAAAATATCCTAATCTAAATATTGAGTATGTTGATAATATTTCAAAGGGTTTAGACTTAGTAGCAAAAGGAGAGGTTTTTGGATATGTAGACTCTTTTGCAACAATTAGCCATACTCTTCAATCAGAGCAAAAAACTCAGCTAAAAATAGCTGGAGAAGCTGATATATATTGGAATCTAAGTTCTGGTGTAAGAAAAGATGAACCTATTTTAGTTGATATTATGGAAAAACTAATAAATAGTGTAAGTGTAGAGCAAAAACAGAAAATACTTAATAACTGGATTGTTATAAAATATGAGAAAACTATTGATTACAGTTTGATATGGAAAATTCTTTTATTTTTCACTTTGGTTCTTTTACTTTTTATCTATAAACAATACCTAATGAAAAAATCTATTAATGAGTTTTCTCAATTAATTGATTCTACAATGGAAGCAATACTGATTTTTAAAGAAGATAAGTTAGTAGATTCAAATGAAAGTGCGGTAAAGATATTTGCTTATCTTAATAAAAAAGATATGAAAGGTATGACTTTTGATGATTTTATTTCAGGGGAATCAAAAGAATTAGCATATAAAGAAAGAGAAAATGCAGAGGATAATATTGAGCTTTTAGCACAAAGAAAAGATGGAAGTAAGTTTCATGCTTTATTTAGAGACTCAAGCTTAAAAGATAAGAATATTAGAGTAATAAGTGTAATTGATATTACTCATATAAAACAATTAGAGTCCCAAACAAAACAAGCACAAATGGGAGAAATGATAGAGAATATAGCTCACCAATGGAGACAGCCTTTAAGTACAATCTCTACTATTTCTTCAGGTATTAGTTTGAATATAGATTTAGGAAATAAACCTGAATATAACACCATATCAGAGGATATGAATCGTATAGTTAGTACTACAAAATATTTATCAAATACAATTGAAACCTTTAGAAACTTTTTAAAAGAGAAAAAAGAGTTAAAAGAGGTTGTTTTACAAGATAGATTAAATTTAGTAATTAGTATTGTAAGTGATTCATTAAAGAGTAGACATATTCAATTAAAAAATAATATAGATGAAGAAAAATTTACCTTTACTACAATAGTAGGAGAGTTAGACCAAGTACTTATAAATATAATAAATAATGCCAAGGATGCAATTAAAGAAAATGATATAAAAGAGCCATGGGTAGAACTAAATTTAGAGAAAAAAGAGAAATACTTTTTATTAACTATTGAAGATAATGCAAAGGGAATTCCTGAAAAGATAATTGATAAAATTTTTGATCCATATTTTACTACAAAACATAAATCTCAAGGTACAGGTTTAGGATTACATATGAGTTATAAAATTGTTACTGAGAGTTTAAGGGGAAAACTTTATGTAGAGAATACAAAAAATGGTGCAAAGTTCTTTATAGAAATACCTTACACCTTTGAATAA
- a CDS encoding efflux RND transporter permease subunit has product MMKLEKFIYNILENPSKSIVVYAITLGLFILSILTFPTEITKAKMLPSKDSDTFSVYVDLKDGSSTKQTKEVTSCISKILINKELVTNISVFIGEGQPLDFAALVKQSALKDKQSQAEIMVNIKKASNRNIQSYNFVSNIREELQNQCSKYEANIKLIELPAGPPVLASIVAEIYGGNSFENRREFAQKVAKVLENQETLVDVDVMADDLYSKFEVSLDNNKIIQSALSLEQVKNTLYLSFEGLEVAVVNEEDKQSQIPIFLRLDNNRIFNENSKEAILEQFSKLKLINKHGFKVPLSELVRIKEVEKEATLTSKNLAKMINVIAETNKDSQIYPLLDARTQFLKDFDDNYEVTKIDMLNLEFTHKLTKEKFKLIWDGELKVTIDTFIDLGGAFIIALVLIFFLMVVYYKSFALSGGIVLASFVSIIGVIFAHIIMDVITTDTFYLTATSLIGFIGLIGINSRNSTLIIDFSKQLVEEKGLSINEAIARATATRSKPIILTVLTMVFASTLLATDAVFGGLGVALIGGTLMSYVVSMFFVPVIIKNHVKKIIV; this is encoded by the coding sequence ATGATGAAATTAGAAAAATTTATTTATAATATACTTGAAAATCCTTCTAAATCTATTGTTGTTTATGCAATAACCTTAGGACTTTTTATTTTAAGTATTTTAACCTTTCCTACAGAAATCACAAAAGCTAAAATGCTTCCAAGTAAAGACTCAGATACTTTTTCGGTATATGTTGATTTAAAAGATGGTTCATCAACAAAACAGACAAAAGAAGTAACATCTTGTATTTCTAAGATACTTATAAATAAAGAGCTTGTAACAAATATCTCTGTTTTTATAGGAGAGGGTCAACCTTTAGATTTTGCTGCTCTTGTTAAACAAAGTGCTTTAAAAGATAAACAATCTCAAGCTGAGATAATGGTAAATATAAAAAAAGCCTCAAATAGAAATATACAAAGCTACAATTTTGTAAGTAATATTAGGGAAGAACTTCAAAACCAGTGTTCAAAGTATGAGGCAAATATCAAACTTATAGAACTACCTGCTGGACCACCAGTTTTGGCCTCTATTGTTGCTGAAATCTATGGAGGAAACTCTTTTGAAAATAGACGAGAATTTGCACAAAAAGTTGCTAAAGTTTTAGAAAATCAAGAGACTTTAGTAGATGTTGATGTTATGGCTGATGATTTATATAGTAAGTTTGAAGTAAGTCTAGATAATAATAAGATAATCCAAAGTGCCCTTTCTTTAGAACAAGTAAAAAACACTCTATATTTAAGCTTTGAAGGTTTAGAAGTTGCTGTTGTAAATGAAGAAGATAAACAAAGTCAGATACCTATATTTTTAAGACTTGATAATAATAGAATTTTTAATGAAAATAGCAAAGAAGCTATCTTAGAGCAGTTTTCAAAATTAAAACTAATAAATAAACATGGCTTTAAAGTACCACTTAGTGAACTTGTACGTATTAAAGAAGTAGAAAAAGAAGCAACACTAACTTCTAAGAATCTTGCAAAAATGATTAATGTAATTGCTGAAACAAATAAAGATAGTCAAATATACCCTCTGTTAGACGCTAGAACACAGTTTTTAAAAGATTTTGATGATAACTATGAAGTTACAAAAATAGATATGTTAAACCTTGAATTTACCCATAAACTAACAAAAGAAAAATTCAAACTTATATGGGATGGAGAGTTAAAGGTAACTATAGATACTTTTATTGATTTAGGTGGAGCATTTATTATAGCTTTAGTATTAATCTTCTTTTTAATGGTTGTTTATTATAAAAGCTTTGCTCTTTCAGGTGGAATTGTATTAGCCTCTTTTGTCTCTATTATTGGAGTTATTTTTGCACATATTATAATGGATGTTATAACAACAGATACTTTCTATTTAACTGCAACTTCTTTGATTGGATTCATTGGTCTAATTGGGATTAACTCAAGAAATTCAACACTTATAATTGATTTTTCTAAACAGTTAGTAGAGGAAAAAGGCCTTAGTATAAATGAAGCAATAGCAAGAGCTACTGCAACAAGGTCAAAACCTATTATTCTAACTGTTTTAACAATGGTATTTGCTTCAACTTTACTTGCAACAGATGCAGTATTTGGTGGCTTAGGTGTTGCTCTTATTGGAGGAACATTGATGTCTTATGTTGTATCAATGTTCTTTGTTCCAGTAATTATCAAAAACCATGTAAAAAAGATTATTGTTTAA
- a CDS encoding TolC family protein: protein MHKLILYILLLSTLSFSQTISFDKALSSTIEYSKKIKQQEIEIKQKHEDLKKVQSFSYGNIDLIHEASKTNHAGHVFNSKLSSREATFEDFGFSQFGQAITTEPEDLNYPDSRKNFNTKLTYSIPLFTGFKLSSQEDILSLQKKAEQIKLNIDINYLSLEVLKAYNNAVVAKEFLEASKNALVAVKKYEDTASEFYKEGLVTKIDKKQAQVKRLNTQSSFIQAKNNFELSLAYLSFLTGIENITDVKKLKKYEINKNIDTSSALEKRDEIKILKTTNNLYKKNIQLNKATYYPSVYSYVEYGFNDNKITSNDEKDYYMALVGVKFTIFDETREHDLQKSKLQYKKSLLQKQELEDSIKLEVKKAKLNLNAKSKVLEEKLKAKELAYEVLEQSKLMYKNKLISMSELLKQEAIYRQNEAELILSKYENSLAMAQFNLALGNDLFKGNK from the coding sequence ATGCATAAGTTGATATTATATATATTATTACTATCAACACTTAGTTTTTCTCAAACAATTAGCTTTGATAAAGCATTAAGTTCAACTATTGAATATAGTAAAAAAATCAAACAGCAAGAAATAGAGATAAAACAAAAACATGAAGACTTAAAAAAAGTACAATCTTTCTCTTATGGAAATATTGACTTAATACATGAAGCAAGTAAAACAAACCATGCTGGTCATGTATTTAATTCAAAACTTTCATCAAGGGAAGCTACCTTTGAGGACTTTGGATTTTCGCAATTTGGACAAGCAATCACAACAGAACCAGAGGACTTAAACTATCCAGATAGTAGAAAAAACTTTAATACAAAACTTACCTACTCTATTCCTTTATTTACAGGTTTTAAACTTTCAAGCCAAGAAGATATTTTATCTTTACAAAAAAAAGCAGAGCAAATAAAACTAAATATAGATATTAACTATTTATCACTAGAGGTTTTAAAAGCTTATAATAATGCAGTTGTTGCAAAAGAGTTTTTAGAAGCTTCTAAAAATGCCTTAGTTGCTGTAAAAAAATATGAAGATACTGCAAGTGAGTTTTATAAAGAGGGTTTGGTAACAAAGATTGATAAAAAACAAGCCCAAGTTAAAAGACTAAATACACAAAGTAGTTTTATTCAAGCAAAAAACAATTTTGAATTATCATTAGCTTATCTTAGTTTTTTAACCGGAATTGAAAATATAACAGATGTAAAAAAACTTAAAAAATATGAGATAAATAAAAATATAGATACTTCTTCTGCTTTAGAAAAAAGAGATGAAATAAAAATACTAAAAACTACAAATAACCTTTATAAAAAGAATATCCAATTAAATAAAGCCACATATTATCCATCTGTTTATTCATATGTTGAATATGGATTTAATGACAATAAAATCACGTCAAATGATGAGAAAGATTACTACATGGCTCTTGTTGGAGTTAAATTTACAATTTTTGATGAAACAAGAGAACATGACTTACAAAAAAGTAAACTACAATATAAAAAATCTCTTCTTCAAAAACAAGAGTTAGAAGATAGTATTAAATTAGAAGTAAAAAAAGCAAAACTAAATCTTAATGCAAAAAGTAAAGTATTAGAAGAGAAACTAAAAGCAAAAGAGTTAGCATATGAAGTTTTAGAACAATCAAAGCTGATGTATAAAAATAAACTAATCTCTATGTCTGAACTACTTAAACAAGAAGCTATTTATAGACAAAATGAAGCTGAATTAATTTTATCAAAATATGAAAACTCACTTGCTATGGCACAATTTAATCTAGCTTTAGGAAATGACTTATTTAAAGGGAACAAATGA
- a CDS encoding efflux RND transporter permease subunit: MNDNLNIAGKLAKTFIEHPLTLILSIFILMLGFISLEFMPREENPQIKVSGGAVIVALPGAKPNEIQKVIIEPLEKKTKEIKGVEYIYSYAKDSVGIVQVQYYIGEDKEESNLKLYDQIMKNIDMLPTGALPPIVKTMDIDTDIPIATLAFYTNDKILSQAELYNEVNKLGHEINKIENVALVDLKGEKKDQYNVQIDANKLSQYNLSIGQIANRIKALAHTMPSIKSDNLQNDLTILNIKNAIESEEDLENIIISYNYGAAVYLKDVANIEKSYDIQNKKEAILYTKELKDGISQTTLTVSKLKGSNSVTINEKIFSYMETKKDELAKKGIKYVITRDDGYTANNAVNSLVQNLLISILIIAILLIFTLGVKEAMIVSLLVPMILSLTLFVGFLLDETINRITLFALIVSLGMLVDAAIIVIENIVRHKKEDKEKLDIKALSINATNEIGNATNIATVAIIMTFIPMFFVGGMMGQFMHPLPVFVPIALVVSLVVAYVFTPYLVKKFL; encoded by the coding sequence ATGAATGATAATTTAAATATTGCAGGGAAACTAGCAAAAACCTTTATAGAACACCCGCTTACACTTATTTTATCAATCTTTATACTTATGCTAGGATTTATCTCTTTAGAGTTTATGCCAAGAGAAGAAAACCCTCAAATAAAAGTTAGTGGAGGAGCAGTTATAGTTGCACTTCCAGGAGCAAAACCTAATGAAATACAAAAGGTAATAATAGAACCACTGGAAAAGAAAACTAAAGAAATCAAAGGGGTTGAATATATTTATTCATATGCAAAAGACTCAGTGGGAATAGTACAAGTTCAATACTATATTGGAGAAGATAAAGAAGAATCAAACCTAAAGCTATATGACCAAATCATGAAAAATATAGATATGCTACCTACAGGAGCTTTACCTCCGATAGTTAAAACAATGGATATTGATACAGATATTCCTATTGCAACCCTTGCTTTTTATACAAATGATAAGATTTTAAGCCAAGCAGAACTATATAATGAAGTAAATAAATTAGGCCATGAAATAAACAAGATTGAAAATGTAGCCTTAGTTGATTTAAAAGGAGAGAAAAAAGATCAATACAATGTACAAATTGATGCAAATAAACTTTCTCAATATAACCTATCTATAGGACAAATTGCAAATAGAATAAAAGCCTTAGCTCATACAATGCCAAGCATAAAAAGTGACAACTTGCAAAATGATTTAACAATTTTAAATATCAAAAATGCAATAGAGTCAGAAGAGGATTTAGAAAACATAATTATCTCATACAACTATGGTGCGGCTGTCTATTTAAAAGATGTTGCAAATATTGAAAAATCATATGATATACAAAATAAAAAAGAAGCAATACTTTATACAAAAGAGTTAAAAGATGGTATTTCTCAAACAACTCTTACAGTTTCAAAATTAAAAGGTTCAAACTCAGTTACTATAAATGAAAAGATATTCTCTTACATGGAAACAAAAAAAGATGAGTTAGCAAAAAAAGGTATAAAATATGTTATTACAAGGGATGATGGATATACAGCAAACAATGCTGTAAACTCTTTAGTACAAAATCTATTAATTTCTATTTTAATCATTGCTATTTTACTTATCTTTACACTAGGAGTAAAAGAAGCAATGATAGTCTCACTTCTTGTACCAATGATTTTATCTCTAACTTTATTTGTAGGATTTTTATTAGATGAAACCATAAATAGAATTACACTATTTGCACTAATAGTAAGTCTTGGTATGCTTGTAGATGCAGCTATTATTGTAATTGAAAATATAGTTAGACACAAAAAAGAAGATAAGGAAAAGCTTGATATAAAAGCCTTATCAATAAATGCTACAAATGAGATTGGGAATGCTACAAATATTGCAACAGTAGCCATTATCATGACTTTTATTCCTATGTTTTTTGTTGGAGGAATGATGGGACAATTTATGCACCCTCTTCCTGTTTTTGTTCCTATTGCACTTGTTGTGTCATTAGTTGTTGCATATGTGTTTACACCATATTTAGTTAAAAAGTTTCTGTAA
- a CDS encoding site-specific integrase — protein sequence MASTFIYRNKIYMSVQVNGKQRKRSTGLNNTKKNLKYVERELLPNFIIEVSNNKSSNVKLFYYIERFKEEKKHFLKERTYIRYCKMIDKWILPEYGKMKIKDIKISTLKQFLNNHFEEGKTAKTVELYRTVFSGILQEAVYDGVLSSNLFKNIKHPKKKKPVITPFSVDEVKLLLDNSFGWFHNYIGIATSLGLRSGELIALKWIDIGDKEIYIRRTRDFNQDTTPKTESSIRTLPMFAKVREFIDKQRKISGHSEYVFPRPNGLPWSDTQWIAQNHWYPLLKDLALKKRRLYEMRHTFATNMLNSGHFKVTEIARMLGHTTTEYLFNVYSAYIESEKNSFSLNINIYE from the coding sequence ATGGCTTCAACATTTATATATAGAAACAAAATCTACATGAGCGTACAAGTTAATGGAAAACAAAGAAAACGTTCAACAGGATTGAATAATACAAAGAAAAATCTAAAATACGTTGAAAGAGAACTTCTACCAAACTTTATCATAGAAGTTAGTAACAATAAAAGTAGTAATGTAAAACTTTTCTACTACATTGAAAGGTTTAAAGAAGAGAAAAAGCATTTCCTAAAAGAAAGAACATATATTAGATACTGCAAAATGATTGATAAATGGATACTTCCTGAATATGGTAAAATGAAAATCAAAGATATAAAAATAAGTACTTTAAAACAATTTTTAAACAATCATTTTGAAGAGGGCAAAACTGCAAAAACAGTAGAACTTTATAGAACTGTATTTAGTGGTATTCTTCAAGAAGCTGTATATGATGGAGTATTATCTAGTAACCTTTTTAAAAATATCAAACATCCAAAGAAAAAGAAACCAGTGATAACACCCTTCTCTGTTGATGAAGTTAAATTACTCTTAGATAACAGCTTTGGATGGTTTCATAATTATATTGGTATTGCAACAAGCTTAGGTCTTAGAAGTGGAGAACTAATAGCTTTAAAGTGGATTGACATTGGAGACAAAGAAATCTACATTAGAAGAACTAGAGACTTTAATCAAGATACAACACCAAAAACTGAAAGCTCAATTAGAACTTTACCTATGTTTGCAAAAGTAAGAGAATTTATTGATAAGCAAAGAAAAATAAGTGGTCATTCAGAATATGTATTCCCTAGACCTAATGGCTTACCTTGGTCAGATACACAATGGATTGCACAAAATCATTGGTATCCACTACTTAAAGATTTAGCTTTAAAGAAAAGAAGACTATATGAAATGAGACATACCTTTGCTACAAATATGCTAAACTCAGGTCATTTTAAAGTTACAGAAATAGCTAGAATGTTAGGACATACTACTACTGAATATTTATTTAATGTATACTCAGCTTATATTGAATCTGAGAAGAATAGTTTCTCTCTTAATATCAATATTTATGAATAA
- a CDS encoding efflux RND transporter periplasmic adaptor subunit: MKKILILTILLIINLQALEITGTVISDNEKVITSKFMGLIKKVNVKEGEFVKKGQTLYEIDSSNIDSLKKEALFNKQILENSLENIKLNYERYERLYKKDLVSKYDLEQLELKFKNTKSQLNIAKAKVKEVLKQYDYLKVKAPNNGLIIKKSVKQGEIAVPSMPAFILTDLDSLKIKSSISESALQVVKIGNKAKVNIESINLQTTGVVTSIIPDTNSMTHSFIIKLSFDKKDKQVYPGMYTKVYLELNNE; encoded by the coding sequence ATGAAAAAGATACTAATATTAACTATTTTACTGATTATAAATCTACAAGCACTTGAAATAACTGGTACAGTCATTTCAGACAATGAAAAAGTGATTACAAGTAAGTTTATGGGTTTAATTAAAAAAGTAAATGTAAAAGAAGGAGAGTTCGTAAAGAAAGGACAAACTCTTTATGAAATAGACTCTTCAAATATTGATAGTCTAAAAAAAGAAGCCCTATTTAATAAACAAATCTTAGAAAATAGTCTTGAAAATATAAAACTAAACTATGAAAGATATGAAAGATTATATAAAAAAGATTTAGTATCAAAATATGATTTAGAGCAATTAGAACTTAAATTCAAAAATACAAAAAGTCAATTGAATATTGCAAAAGCAAAGGTAAAAGAAGTTCTAAAACAGTATGATTATTTAAAGGTAAAAGCTCCAAATAATGGTTTAATCATTAAAAAAAGTGTAAAACAAGGAGAAATAGCAGTACCCTCTATGCCTGCTTTTATTCTTACAGATTTAGACTCTTTAAAAATAAAATCTTCAATTTCAGAATCAGCTTTACAAGTAGTTAAAATAGGAAATAAGGCAAAAGTTAATATAGAATCAATCAATCTTCAAACTACAGGTGTAGTAACTTCTATAATTCCAGATACAAACAGTATGACTCACTCTTTTATCATCAAACTTTCATTTGATAAAAAAGATAAACAAGTCTATCCAGGAATGTATACAAAGGTATACTTGGAGCTAAATAATGAATGA
- a CDS encoding antirestriction protein ArdA translates to MLKVFITDLSAYNKGHLHGEWISLPCDDLEEIVSKILTSGENLCALNYGYEKHEEYFITDWEWEEISLWDISEYENIFELNSTIEKLESLSVIELKAIKFLIEQSIVSNIDEALDKYEDVVIYENTSLKEYSYTLIEELYDLKSIPSIISNNIDYESIAIDLSYEGIYYEMDDDLIEYIN, encoded by the coding sequence ATGTTAAAAGTATTTATTACAGACTTAAGTGCTTATAACAAAGGCCATCTACATGGAGAATGGATTAGTTTACCTTGTGATGATTTAGAGGAAATTGTGAGTAAGATACTTACTAGTGGTGAAAATTTATGTGCTTTAAATTACGGTTATGAAAAACATGAAGAGTACTTCATAACAGATTGGGAATGGGAAGAGATTAGCTTATGGGATATAAGTGAATATGAAAATATCTTTGAGTTAAATTCAACTATTGAAAAACTTGAAAGCTTAAGTGTTATAGAACTAAAAGCAATAAAGTTTCTAATAGAACAATCTATTGTTTCAAATATAGATGAAGCTTTAGATAAATATGAAGATGTTGTAATTTATGAAAACACTTCACTAAAAGAGTATTCTTATACTTTAATAGAAGAACTTTATGATTTAAAGTCTATTCCTTCTATTATATCTAACAATATAGATTATGAAAGTATTGCTATAGACCTATCATATGAAGGCATCTATTATGAGATGGATGACGATTTAATAGAGTATATAAACTAA